Proteins co-encoded in one Rhopalosiphum maidis isolate BTI-1 chromosome 2, ASM367621v3, whole genome shotgun sequence genomic window:
- the LOC113552997 gene encoding sine oculis-binding protein homolog, whose product MNRNVRKDSDSKGLVKNETPDEEIKEYVKTTMNEMLGWYGYEKINSKDCSLQSMNLVKLREKYRGRSKSTEPETSSDEYNSPQSPTTSNSPVQQMTCGWCDKTLIAKAFTFRTAESDNEKVFCSEQCFSHYRRANFKRNKTCDWCRHLRHTVNCVDFQDGDHQLQFCSDKCLNQYKMNIFCKETQAQLELHPHLQNTSLPENLCKTLEPNLPLITPDLWLRDCHSPPLPDRSPSPQRPHSPPLPGPAVPQLRISNKLFDRPTRKRKRTTVEDAVPPVYPKFPPHAPVYCTPPLCRSPAFTQSQSTSSNTPTNAEPTPSPLYPLNLPSSLLPPPMILVPYPIMLPIPIPIPIPIPLPFLQKECEKSSNMEKNEKK is encoded by the exons GAATACGTGAAAACCACAATGAACGAGATGCTCGGATGGTACggatatgaaaaaattaattccaaAGACTGTTCACTGCAAAGTATGAATTTAGTTAAGCTCAGAGAAAAATATCGAGGCCGCTCAAAAAGCACAGAACCAGAAACTTCGTCGGACGAATACAATAGTCCGCAATCGCCAACAACGtcga ATTCACCAGTACAGCAAATGACATGCGGATGGTGTGACAAAACGTTAATAGCCAAAGCGTTTACATTCCGCACAGCAGAATCGGATAATGAAAAAGTGTTTTGTTCCGAACAATGTTTCTCACATTACCGAAGAGCAAATTTCAAACGAAATAAGACGTGCGACTGGTGTAGACATCTGAGACACACAGTTAACTGTGTAGATTTCCAAGACGGCGATCATCAGCTACAATTCTGCAG TGATAAATGTCTGAACCAGTATAAGATGAACATCTTCTGCAAAGAAACTCAAGCCCAGCTAGAGTTACACCCTCACCTACAAAACACGTCGCTGCCAGAAAACCTTTGTAAAACCCTGGAGCCAAACTTGCCACTCATTACACCCGACCTATGGCTACGCGATTGTCATTCACCACCACTTCCAGACCGGTCACCATCTCCTCAAAGGCCTCATTCCCCTCCACTGCCTGGACCGGCAGTTCCTCAGCTACGCAtatccaataaattatttgaccgTCCAACTCGAAAACGCAAGAGAACCACAGTTGAAGATGCTGTACCACCTGTATATCCAAAATTTCCACCACATGCGCCAGTTTATTGTACACCACCGTTATGTAGGTCACCAGCATTCACGCAGTCACAGTCAACAAGTAGCAACACACCAACAAATGCTGAACCAACACCTTCGCCACTTTATCCATTGAACTTACCATCATCCTTACTACCACCACCTATGATATTAGTACCGTATCCTATTATGTTACCAATACCAATACCTATTCCTATACCTATACCGTtaccatttttacaaaaagaaTGTGAAAAAAGCAgtaatatggaaaaaaatgaaaaaaaataa